The window TTAACATCTCTCTTAGGAGGAGTTTACAAACTACTAAGGCTTCATATATCATCCATTACAATATACTGGGCACAAGTTCCCCTGAGACATTTAAATCTAGTCCCAAGTGAGCACACCTATGTACCACACAAGGCTACAGTTCATGTAAAGTATCTCCCATTCTGCTTCTATTTCATTCTTATATATCATCTCCCTTaaaccctttttttcttttagctttggGCACCCTAGTTACTAAGAAGTGTAACCACTGTCTTGCTGGTCTTACACAGCACCCAGAACTTTATGCTACAGCTGTACTGCAAAGTAGCAAGGTAAAAGAAAGATGttcctgtccccctggcagggggctggactAAACAACCTTTAGAAGGTCTCTTGCAACCCACAGGACAATGTGATTAGAACTGGAGAGGCTGAGCAGCATGAGTAATTCTGCAGCCTCAGCATAAACCTAAATTTGTTGCCATCTCACCTTTGAGCCAAAATACACAGCAATCACCAGTCAGCTTGGACAGCTTCCATACAGGAGGTAAAGCTCAATGCACACAAGCTCTTTTGCAAGCCAAAACCCCAGTTATTGCATTGCTAAGCTGGTGAAACTGATAAGATAGCTGTAAGAGAATAAGCTACTTGAGGCAAGCATCCAATGAGGATGTTGAATGAGGTTTATGTGGCAATAGACAATGCTGTTGCAATGAGCTGCTGTAGAACAAGAGACAGAATTGTATCTCATCAACAAAGCAACAtagaaaaaaactcaaaaactaACTTTGTTTTCCCACTCAAATTCTGCCCACATCTGTCTGAACTCAGCATCTGTACAGGAAGCAGGCTGGATGTAATCCATGATGTCAATGTGAATGTCACTGAGAACCACACAGTTTCTGTCACTGGCTGCTCCAGAGACATCGTACACTGCAAGAGAACACACAAAACCACTTCTGAATGTTCCAAAAAGTGAATTTGCTCTTAATAAGGGTGCTGAGCTACCATCTGCCAGTTAACAACAGCCAACCCTTGCTCAATCTCATGCTGACAATTGTCCTAAAGGTAGCACATTCTACAATGGTTTTAAGTAACAGTGATAcagcttttttttaaataatcacaAAATAGTCTTACATtgtaatttaatttcttcttttaataTGAAGGGCTTTATTTTTGAGCTCATTAAGCAGTTACAAATACAATGCATTCATGTTAATTTTGCACACTGAAATTGTTTACTTACCAACATTACCAAAAATGATTCCATTTTCTGTAGAAGCGACTTTGACATTAGCTTTAATGTTTGCAAAATCATGTGGAGCAAGTGTCAGAGGAGATGGTTTTTCCACAAGTTTCAAGTCACCTGTGTAAAGAAATTGGGAGATGAAATCAGGGAACACTAGCAGTATACAATGAGCTTAGCTTCTGAACAACAGGTTTTATTTTCTTGTCATTCAATTTTTGCATCTATACAGCTGCACTAAACACCACCATAAAAATATTAATTGATTCGgaattggttggttttttttttatagtttcCTAATTGCAAGAGAAATTACATTATATAACAATTTCAGTTAAAATATTGCTGTGTTcacccaaaccccacagaaaaCAAATGCAAATACTGAATTAAATGGGCTTTGGATGGAGTTTAGTATTAATTTTTAACAAGGAAATGGTTAATTCTACCTTGTATTTTAATCACTGACATCATCATAAGGCCTAACCCTATAGTCAAGTGCCTCAAATCCAAAGTACAATGTCCAGCACTACAGGCACCAAGCTATTTACTAAAAGGTCAAAATATCCCCTTGATTCTGAATATAATTGCTCCAAGGAAACACTAAGGGATGCATTTTTACTAATCCTTCAACAAGCAATTGGAGACTCCTTAATTCTATTAAACTGCAACTTGAGAACACAGCATGAGCAGCATGAACTCCACACATGGGAGTGATGCCTCAAGTCAGCTTTTGCAGTACATCAGCTGGGAAATACAGAATTCCACTTTACTGAGCTGACAAATAAAAAATACAACCTATTAAATAATGCAACCATTCGATTTATTCCCATCATTAGTCTCATCAAATGATTTACAAAATTTTTGGAGAAAGGTTATGCCCCTCCAGTCATGTTTATTATAGTGAAAAGTACATAATATGAGTTCTCCTAACATATTGTAAATGTATGTCAGCTCCTGACTGCCAAAACAGAAGACAACTAATAAGAAACTGGTTACTGTTCTAGAATTATGTGCTCCAGTGACTCCTCTAAGAGAAGTTAATGAAGCCTCAGTATTGTCCAAGCAAGACTCTGGTACAGCTGTTGGTATAGGGAATGGTTTCAGTTGAGTAAATGCAGTATTTAAGTGCTTCAGGCTGAGTGCAAAAACCACCTAGGGCAGATGGCTTTCTGCTCCATACCAGTTGGGATTTTgacctatttttattttcctgtctATGGTAGCAGCACAATGAAAAATAAGTACATCAAAAAACCTGTCTATAtatcagaaaaaaaggagaagcgGAAATGGAACACTATGTTTTTAGTGATAAAATCTGGCTATGGTTTATATCATCAGATTGCATTGTCAGTACATACAAACTTCCACCAAATATTTAAACCAATATATCTCTAAAGGCATTCAAAATGTGACTAGCTGGCATCACTTTGGAAGTGTTTCAGGAATTCCTTACAGTAGGGTAATGCCCAATTCCCAGAAGCTCAGAGCTGCTTTTTTGCAGCATGCAGCCCTCCTTACCCAGCGTGGCCAGCTCCAGGGTGCAGTTCTGCAGGGTGTCACTGGTCTGGTTGACCACGAGCACATCCAGCACAATGTCATACTGATTGACATGGACATAGGCTTCTGCATACACAGGGTCTGAGAAACCTGTCAGCTGAGTCACCTGTCACACAAGCCAAGGGATTCACCTCCTCAGAAAGCAGTTTAAAACACACAATCATTCAAACAATGACAAAAAATAAGAATAAAGTACACTTAAATtgattattatttaatatgggcCTCCAAAACAAGTTGCCTTCCTTCACATGTGCCCCTGCATACACACTATATATTTCTATACACATATAAACCCCTCCAGATGAAATGAATTCTGAACTAATAAGTTGCTAAAATATGAACTGTAATGCTATTTATTCTTAAGATGATCAGCAGCACAAAGAAATGCTGACTTAATATGAAAAGGTAATTTTAAACATCAAAAAGAATTCATCTGTTCTTTCAAAGTCTGGGGGTTTAACTCTTAACTAATGAATTACTCAAGTGATTGCCTCTCTTTAAACCTCCTCAGCAGGTTCTGCtaatctacagaaaaaaaaaggcataaagaGTGAAATAAGGATGCATTGCACTTGGCAATAGGATACAGCAGCCAAAGAAAGGGGATCTTAATTACTTCTGGCATCCTTGCAACCTTCCCCATGAACTTTACTGGGATTTCAAAGCAGCAAACCCTAATTTCTTCTCCACGTTTCACCAGCTGAGCACTCTCCAAGTTTCCTTTTGGTTCTTCCTCTCCCCATTTGAGAAGGTAACAACTATAAGCACAAgtggttttctttttctcctcatcAGAATACAATTGTGTCTTCCCAATCAAGCAGCACAGTCTGGTTCATCAGTTGCAGTCTGCAATTCCCAAAATGATCCCATGTATACAATTAAAGCACTGATTTCCCACTACCTTATTAAGTTTGGAAGCAAGAGGATCAGCAGCCTCTTTCCTCTGTGTGTTTCCCATTGCTGCAAGAAGGCTAAGCTGGAACTGGTCTTCTTTTGAGCTCATTTCATTTTTAGCAGTAAGCTGCATGAAGGAAATGGGATCATCTGGCTGAATTGTCACATTCCTCTTCTCAGATTCTTTCTGCAGGAAGAGAGCAATTCAAGAATTCACAGTGAATTCCATTCCTTAGCACAGAAAAAGTCAACTAATGGCTCACCTACACAGAGTCAAATGGTGACATTTCTGAGACCAGCTTGGATGTGAACACCTGTAAAACTCCAAGTGTTTATGGTTACACACTGATAACAGCTCACCTTCTGGGAAAGTTTCTCCTCTTCTAGCTTGGCTGACAGCATGTGAGAGAGGGACTGCCTGCATTCTTTGTTGAAAATGTCATTCATGAGAGGAGAACATTCTGACAACACTTTCAGACACAACGAAATACGATCCACATCATCATCTGTAATTGGCTTCTTGGGAAGAGAAGACTTTCCCAAGTGGAGAATTGTGGCCATCAGCAGCATTGCTTCAGCATTAAAGGACTGAGAAGGAGCACAAAGAGAATGGAAGAAGGTTATTGCATTTGCCACAGCTTTAAAGAAATGTTGACTTCTGACTTATTTAGGAAAAGGTGCATATTAATCAAACCATAACATCTCTGAAGAGATTACTTAGTTTTTTAGCATTTGTTATCTGAAACCAAGCAGAATGATTTAGAGACTGTCTAGATAGAATGGCTGGAAAGCAGCAGGTCCTGTTTGTGATCCAAACTAATCATTATTATCCAATCACATAACTGGCACTTCACTTTGGACTTAACCCATTTTGCATCTTTTGAAAAGAAAAGAGGCAAAAAGCAGCTGTTCCTTAAATGTGAAAACACAAGAGATGACTCacattttgtttcttcttttcctgaactagGGACACATAACGCAAAGCAATCTTGGTTAAAGTTGTAGCAAGGGAAGCTGCAACAAAGAAATCTCCATCCAGCAAGAATCCTCGTAAGGGAGGTCTGCAAAGACAAATGATCCTCAGAAAACTACTTCTGGATGACAATCTTCAGCCTACTTCTCTTAACCTTCATACTGTACAAGCAAAACAAGTTTGAAACACCTCACAAGGTTGAGTGTTTTCCTTCTCAATGTAATTTTCTAGATACAGAGATTTTCACAAGTCACCACAGTCATTTCCATGTGGACTAGGGAGAGAGAGGTGTAGGAATGCAACGTGatataaaaggaagaaaatattttaatctaaAGGCACTATCTCTGTATCCAACTAAAACTGTGAGAGAACTTTATATGTAAAAAAAATCAACTAGAATTCAGGACATCATAATTAATAAAGCACTTATTTATACACTAAGCTTTGATTACAAATCCTAAGCAATCAGGCAACTTCCTATTCTATCTAGCTAGGATTAAAACAGGAAACTCCCTCAACCACTGAACTCTGTATGACAGATAACACCACTCAAATAAACAAAGATAAAAATTAACCAAGTCATTCCTGGCCAAGCATGAAATCACAAATACCTGTCTTCTTCCTTTTTGGCAGGTCGGGAACTGCTAAGAGCACTTTGTGTTGCATAAGTGCCCATCTCTGTCACTAATTTTTGGGCTGGACCCACAGACACCTCTTCTTCAGGTTTGAGCTCACCAGCTTCTTTCTTGATTTCAGATTCTACTATTGGGATCTAAAAATGAGCAGGAAGCAACTGttacaattaaaagaaaagatataTTTTTGTTCCATAGGTTTTAATAAAAATTATCTGCATTACTGAGGTAATGGTTTTATAACCAAAGGTTCTAAATATTGGTTTTATAACCAAAAGGTCAGCTACACTGCATCAGTTCGGGGAGAATTTGAGGAAATAAGCAGATATTGAAATACACACAGAAGCTTCCTATACATGCAATAAAGCTCTCATTGATGAACTAGATTTTGTTAGAGAAGTATTGCTCTCAGAACAACACAAACTGAAGGCATTTTTTCTTTGCTACTGGATATAATTAAATCATATCATAAAGCTGCCATAATTTTCTGAAATAAGGAATTTCCCAACTTTTCTTGTAACAGATATCACTTATTCTCAGCTCAAGTATGCTACTTGAAAAAAATGAGTAATGAATGCAAAACCCTGACTGCTTTTTACTTAAGATTTTCTGTGCAAATGCCAGTACACAAGTCCTCAAAACACTGTTACATATTACTTGATCTTTCTAAAATACTTTTTCTTAGAAAACCCACTGCATAATGGCAGGAAAAACCACAAAGAGCCAggaaacacaaaaaccccaaaacatacaCACCTCTCCGAGTGATCTGCGAACCTCTGTCATTACACTTTGTATATCCTCCTTTGTGCTGCAATATTCTCCAAGGATCCATAATGCTCCTCGATAAATCCTGAGACAAGAACAGTAATTTAAATCATGCTTTCGTGATATACTCAAATCAGCACCAAGAAAAGTGATTTAAAGTGATTTATCAGGTAGTAAAGGCCAGTCTTGACAAATTCAAAAGGACACAACTGACAAAAGCAGGTTAAATCAAAAGCAATTATCTTTTAAGCCTTAGTAAACTCATGAAAAACTACATCAAATTAGATATATTCTCTGCTACATTTTAATTGCCATTTTAAACCTGAAATACACAAAATTAAATTTCATTGGGATCATAATGAAATACTCCACTGCATGTGAACAAAGTCAGCTCTAAATTCTCCATTTAACTGAGACAAACTCATTTTTCCATTAtacaggagaaaatgaaaaaccAGAACAAGAATGAAGATTAGGAAAAGAATAGCAAAGCTTCAGagggattttttcccccacttAATGAGATTACAATGGAGATGGGATTCAGAATTTTCTGTGTATTAGGAGAATGACAAAGTGCTCTTCTGACACAGAGAAATTCTCATATGACTTAACCTTTACAGATCCATCAGCAAGCAAAGTTTTTAGAGCCCTGAAAGGTACTAAAATAGCTTTATACTTTGTAAAGCTCAGTCTATGTTAGATTAGGCTTTCTAATAAATGTACAGTATTTCCAGTTGCCTACAAGTGCAAATTCCTTAGGAATTCTGTTTTAGTAAATATATTACTTTATGTTTGGCCTTCATCAACAACACTACATCCGAGCAAGGAGAATTACAATTATCAAGTGCATTATAGAAATGGAAATTGAATTTATTTCATTTTGCATTTATTCAATGTAACAAATGCCCAATTTACCTCTTGCACAAACAGGCAAGAAGAAAGCTGTACCTAGAAATCTCCTACCTCAAAATATCTAGGCTCACAGTCACTCTGTGTGGATAATGTGGATTTTGGTACATATTTAATGATAATATACATTCAATGCAAGTGAGCCACAGGTGCTCCCAAGTCTGTTTGATATCATATTCTGGACTCACTTGACAGATTTAATAGCATGAAAGACTTCAAGCATCTTCTCAACAATAAGAGGTCTGAGGTTTTCAAATCTCTGGATCGCTTCCCGCACAAACTCCAGGACATCGGCGGCTGCCGCTTCGTTGTTGTCACTAAGGAACTCCATCAGCTGCCAGGAAAGATTGAACATCAGCACAAACAGAGAAGTTTGTACAATAATACTTCCCTTCTAtgttcagaaaaataaaactcCTTATGTATCTCCAGTGAAAAAAACATGAAGTCAAACAACCTTAAGCATATTCCAAACAAGTACCAATTATTGCATTCCCAAACTGTTTTTCTAGTGATCCAAATTATTGCACTTTTAAAGGTGCTCTTCAGCTCATGTTCTTCAAAAATATATTAACAgtctcagaaaaacaaaaaattacaGCATCAAAAGTCCTATGTTTCTTTAGGAACTAAAAATAGCATTGGTTCTTGTGAGGTTCATTATGAGGCCACTATGAGGAACACCTCAGCTCCAGCAATTCTGCAGGTGTTGGGTACAGGTGTAACACATGCAATGAGAACACAATGAAATATTTGCATACCACTGGAATAACATTGGCAGCCATGTCTGGGAAGCGAACACTGCAGGAATGCAGTGTCCGAACCAGCAGCTGTCTGTACTTGTCTGTATCCTCATGCTCTGTCACATTATTAGTTTTAATCACTTCCTTCTTCAGAACAATCACAAGCTGCAGAAAAGATCAaatcaaattttttaaaaagtgacatttttcaaaagaaagaaaatagtgTAATGAATCAAAAGCACATATAATTTACCTCCTCCACATTTCTTGAAGACACAAGATCCAGAGCCAGCTGAAGGGTCTTTTTGCGCACTTCTAGATCTGGGGTGCTCAACACTCTGAGGATGTCCATAACCAGATCCTGAAACAATAACAAAGTCAAGTATTTTGCCATTTTAAATTGCTTCCTCTTCATACAATTCTAATTTTCAGTCCTCAATGATTTTCAAAGCCTTTCTGGATACATAATATATGATGTACTGCCAAGCAAGCAGCAGGCATTAGAACTTCTCAGTGTTCATTTAATACATTTACACAGACATCTCCTATGCA is drawn from Melospiza melodia melodia isolate bMelMel2 chromosome 6, bMelMel2.pri, whole genome shotgun sequence and contains these coding sequences:
- the COPB1 gene encoding coatomer subunit beta — protein: MTAAENVCYTLINVPMDSEPPSEISLKNDLEKGDVKLKTEALKKVIIMILNGEKLPGLLMTIIRFVLPLQDHTIKKLLLVFWEIVPKTTPDGRLLQEMILVCDAYRKDLQHPNEFIRGSTLRFLCKLKEAELLEPLMPAIRACLEHRHSYVRRNAVLAIYTIYRNFEHLIPDAPELIHDFLVNEKDASCKRNAFMMLIHADQDRALDYLSTCIDQVQTFGDILQLVIVELIYKVCHANPSERARFIRCIYNLLQSSSPAVKYEAAGTLVTLSSAPTAIKAAAQCYIDLIIKESDNNVKLIVLDRLIELKEHPSHERVLQDLVMDILRVLSTPDLEVRKKTLQLALDLVSSRNVEELVIVLKKEVIKTNNVTEHEDTDKYRQLLVRTLHSCSVRFPDMAANVIPVLMEFLSDNNEAAAADVLEFVREAIQRFENLRPLIVEKMLEVFHAIKSVKIYRGALWILGEYCSTKEDIQSVMTEVRRSLGEIPIVESEIKKEAGELKPEEEVSVGPAQKLVTEMGTYATQSALSSSRPAKKEEDRPPLRGFLLDGDFFVAASLATTLTKIALRYVSLVQEKKKQNSFNAEAMLLMATILHLGKSSLPKKPITDDDVDRISLCLKVLSECSPLMNDIFNKECRQSLSHMLSAKLEEEKLSQKKESEKRNVTIQPDDPISFMQLTAKNEMSSKEDQFQLSLLAAMGNTQRKEAADPLASKLNKVTQLTGFSDPVYAEAYVHVNQYDIVLDVLVVNQTSDTLQNCTLELATLGDLKLVEKPSPLTLAPHDFANIKANVKVASTENGIIFGNVVYDVSGAASDRNCVVLSDIHIDIMDYIQPASCTDAEFRQMWAEFEWENKVTVNTNIIDLNEYLQHILKSTNMKCLTPEKALSGYCGFMAANLYARSIFGEDALANVSIEKPIHLGPEAPVTGHIRIRAKSQGMALSLGDKINLSQKKTSL